The following proteins come from a genomic window of Nostoc sp. ATCC 53789:
- a CDS encoding EboA family metabolite traffic protein, translating to MSKVNKLLHHWLLKSVSDKAFAWLEQKQAQISSGAAERVFFTAFSAVPRYLGKQDLQLTFQDLEAAEDVIPGWYPGNWSVDQAGRTLLLLALPHDDAQGYVRSLDQVFSTADMGELVALYQSLPLLPHPELHRHRTAEGIRSNMSNVFQAIALRNPYPANYLDNAAWNQMVLKAVFVGSPLHLIWGLDQRANPELAKMLADYAHERWAAKRSVTPELWRPVGRFADSAIVTDLEKVLANGDTAEQEAAALACAESPLPQAQALLSRYPDLQSSIQQGNLTWNSFNRDACGEPC from the coding sequence ATGAGTAAAGTAAACAAGTTACTGCATCACTGGCTGTTAAAGTCTGTTTCAGATAAAGCTTTTGCTTGGCTGGAGCAGAAGCAGGCACAAATTTCTAGCGGCGCTGCTGAAAGAGTTTTTTTCACGGCATTTAGTGCTGTACCGCGTTATCTAGGTAAACAGGATTTGCAGCTAACATTCCAGGACTTGGAAGCAGCAGAAGATGTGATTCCCGGTTGGTATCCTGGTAATTGGAGTGTAGATCAAGCAGGTCGCACACTCTTGCTTCTAGCTTTGCCCCACGATGATGCCCAGGGGTATGTGCGATCGCTCGATCAAGTCTTCTCTACTGCCGATATGGGGGAGCTAGTCGCCCTTTATCAAAGTTTGCCCCTCTTGCCACATCCAGAGTTACATCGCCACCGTACTGCTGAGGGAATTCGCAGCAATATGAGTAATGTATTCCAAGCGATCGCACTACGTAACCCTTATCCAGCTAATTATTTAGACAATGCTGCTTGGAACCAGATGGTACTGAAGGCTGTGTTTGTCGGCAGTCCTTTGCATCTAATTTGGGGACTAGACCAACGTGCTAACCCAGAATTGGCGAAGATGTTAGCAGACTATGCCCATGAACGTTGGGCAGCTAAACGCTCAGTTACGCCAGAACTTTGGCGACCTGTAGGGCGGTTTGCGGATAGTGCGATCGTTACAGATTTGGAAAAAGTACTGGCTAATGGCGATACAGCCGAACAAGAAGCCGCAGCATTAGCTTGTGCTGAGTCTCCTTTACCCCAAGCGCAAGCATTACTTTCTCGTTACCCAGATTTACAGTCATCCATCCAACAAGGTAATCTGACTTGGAACAGTTTTAACCGCGATGCCTGCGGCGAGCCATGCTAA
- a CDS encoding nucleotide pyrophosphatase/phosphodiesterase family protein, with translation MKKTVILNVVGLTPSLLGENTPFLSSWAAKGQVASIEKVLPAVTCSVQATYLTGKLPDEHGIVANGWYFRDECEVKFWRQSNKLVQAPKVWEIAKSIDPTFTCANLFWWYNMYSSVDYAITPRPMYPADGRKLPDIYTHPSDVRSQIQSDLGNFPLFDFWGPKTTISSSQWIANSAKWIEERYSPTLSLVYLPHLDYCLQKFGNNQTQIKADLQEIDAVCGDLIKYFEARNTQVIILSEYGITPVSKAIDLNRVLRENGLIAVREELGRELLDFGASIAFAVADHQIAHVYVNDPAYIPKVRSLLEATEGVAEVLDEEGKQAYHLDHPRSGELVAIAQSDAWFTYYYWLDDAKAPDFARTVDIHRKPGYDPVELFLDPQIKFPQGKIALKLLKKQLGFRYLMDVIPLDASLVRGSHGNITTSPDEGPLFITHQTHLVNEHQIEATDVCSLILKHLNT, from the coding sequence ATGAAAAAAACAGTTATTCTAAATGTCGTGGGATTAACGCCCAGTTTACTAGGAGAAAATACACCGTTTTTATCTTCTTGGGCTGCGAAGGGGCAGGTAGCTTCTATAGAAAAAGTGTTACCTGCTGTAACTTGTTCGGTTCAGGCTACTTATTTAACAGGAAAATTACCTGATGAACATGGAATCGTTGCTAATGGTTGGTACTTCCGCGATGAATGTGAAGTGAAGTTTTGGCGACAATCTAATAAATTAGTACAAGCTCCCAAAGTTTGGGAAATAGCTAAATCAATCGATCCAACTTTCACTTGTGCCAACCTTTTTTGGTGGTACAACATGTATTCTTCAGTTGATTATGCCATTACGCCGCGTCCGATGTATCCCGCAGATGGGAGAAAATTACCTGATATTTATACCCATCCTAGTGATGTGCGATCGCAAATTCAATCTGATTTAGGGAACTTCCCCCTGTTCGATTTCTGGGGGCCAAAAACTACCATTAGTTCTAGCCAATGGATTGCCAATTCTGCAAAATGGATTGAGGAACGCTACAGCCCTACATTATCACTGGTTTATTTACCACATTTGGATTACTGTCTGCAAAAATTTGGTAACAATCAAACACAGATTAAAGCAGATTTGCAAGAAATTGATGCTGTTTGTGGCGATTTAATTAAATATTTTGAAGCACGCAACACTCAGGTAATTATTCTTTCTGAGTATGGCATTACCCCAGTTTCTAAAGCCATAGATTTAAACCGCGTACTACGGGAAAACGGTTTAATTGCTGTGCGGGAGGAATTGGGGCGAGAACTGCTCGATTTTGGTGCTAGCATTGCCTTTGCCGTTGCCGATCACCAAATTGCTCATGTGTATGTCAACGATCCGGCGTATATCCCAAAAGTGCGATCGCTTTTAGAAGCGACTGAAGGCGTGGCGGAGGTGTTGGATGAAGAGGGTAAACAAGCCTATCATCTCGATCATCCTAGATCGGGAGAGTTAGTAGCGATCGCACAATCTGACGCTTGGTTTACCTATTATTATTGGCTCGATGATGCGAAAGCGCCTGATTTTGCTAGAACTGTAGATATCCACCGCAAACCTGGTTACGATCCTGTAGAACTTTTCCTCGATCCGCAAATAAAATTTCCTCAAGGAAAAATTGCTCTCAAGTTACTTAAGAAACAACTAGGTTTTCGCTACTTAATGGATGTGATTCCTCTGGATGCTTCCCTGGTGCGTGGCTCTCACGGTAATATCACCACTTCTCCAGATGAAGGGCCTCTATTTATCACTCATCAAACTCACCTAGTTAATGAACATCAAATTGAGGCGACAGATGTTTGCTCGTTGATTCTCAAACATTTAAATACCTGA
- the eboE gene encoding metabolite traffic protein EboE: MKITNTNNFHLTYCSNIHPGESWLEVFDNLKKYIPELKSRLSPTEPFGIGLRLADVAAKELLESNNLAKFQAWLTQEDLYVFTLNGFPYGGFHRQVVKDQVYAPDWSTQERANYTLNLAHILASLLPQGLDGGISTLPLSYKPWWVKDQASFETVLKKSCLNIASVVVEMIRIGEQTGKILHIDLEPEPDGLIENTSEVIDFYQNWLLPIGGNYLSEKLNIEQNLAEAKLLEHVRICYDTCHFSVEYEEPQSVFARLQSAGIKIGKIQISAAIKVKMPADVEKRSLIVERLRPFAESTYLHQVIERRSDGTLHHYPDLITALPHLEQSLAEEWRTHFHVPIFIHDYQILQSTQDDIATVLHLLQTNNACSHLEIETYTWDVLPSEMKIDMLTSIQREYEWVLKEFAKN, from the coding sequence ATGAAAATTACAAACACCAATAATTTTCACTTAACTTATTGCAGCAATATTCATCCTGGTGAAAGTTGGCTAGAGGTTTTTGATAATTTAAAGAAGTATATTCCCGAACTCAAATCACGTTTATCACCTACAGAACCTTTTGGTATTGGCTTGAGGTTAGCAGATGTTGCTGCAAAAGAACTTTTAGAAAGTAATAACTTAGCTAAATTTCAAGCTTGGCTGACTCAAGAAGATTTATATGTTTTCACCTTAAACGGATTCCCTTATGGTGGATTTCATCGACAGGTGGTAAAAGACCAAGTTTATGCACCAGATTGGTCTACACAAGAAAGGGCTAATTATACATTAAACTTGGCACACATTTTAGCTAGTCTATTACCCCAAGGACTTGATGGCGGAATTTCTACACTACCATTATCTTATAAACCTTGGTGGGTAAAAGACCAAGCAAGTTTCGAAACTGTTCTGAAAAAGAGTTGTTTGAACATAGCATCAGTTGTTGTAGAAATGATTCGTATCGGTGAACAAACAGGCAAGATACTTCATATTGATTTAGAACCTGAGCCTGATGGTTTAATTGAAAATACTTCAGAAGTAATTGATTTTTATCAAAATTGGTTATTGCCAATTGGCGGTAATTATTTATCAGAAAAACTAAATATTGAGCAGAATTTAGCAGAAGCTAAATTACTAGAACACGTTCGGATTTGTTATGACACCTGCCATTTTTCAGTTGAATATGAGGAACCGCAATCTGTATTTGCACGTTTGCAATCGGCAGGAATTAAGATTGGCAAAATTCAAATCAGTGCTGCAATTAAAGTAAAAATGCCTGCTGATGTTGAGAAGCGTAGTTTGATAGTTGAACGCTTACGTCCTTTTGCAGAATCTACCTATCTTCACCAGGTAATAGAACGTCGCAGCGATGGTACACTCCATCACTATCCCGACTTAATAACTGCATTACCACATTTAGAACAATCTCTAGCTGAAGAATGGCGCACTCACTTCCATGTGCCAATTTTTATTCATGATTATCAAATTTTGCAATCTACGCAAGATGATATTGCTACTGTTTTGCATCTACTTCAAACAAATAATGCTTGCTCACATTTAGAAATTGAGACTTACACTTGGGATGTATTGCCGTCAGAAATGAAGATAGATATGCTGACTTCTATTCAGCGTGAATATGAGTGGGTATTAAAAGAATTCGCTAAAAATTAA
- a CDS encoding catalase, whose product MTEPQNLTTADGIPVSDNQNSLTAGARGPVLMQDFHLIEKLAHFNRERIPERVVHAKGAAAHGTLTITNDITRYSKAKLFSEIGKKTELLLRFSTVGGEKGSADAERDPRGFSLKFYTEEGNWDLVGNNTPIFFIRDPLKFPDFIHTQKRNPQTNCKDQNAKWDFWSLSPESLHQVTILFSDRGIPKTHRHMDGFGSHTFSLINAEGDRVWCKFHFKTLQGHQTLTEEESAKIKGEDPDHATHDLFEAIANKDYPKWRMCIQVMTEEQAEKHPDNLFDLTKVWKQGEYPLIEVGILELNRNPENYFAEVEQAAFSPSAVVPGVSFSPDKMLQARIFSYPDAQRYRLGGNYQQLPVNQPKCPVMHYQRDGFMAPGNNGGSVPNYEPNSAEGTPKENPAYAEPPSHLGDVTVDRYSHREGNDDYTQAGNLYRLLTPEQQERLAKNIVGSLSQAREDIQMRQLCHFFRADISYGRRVAEGLGISIDPSMFSHDAQPVGNW is encoded by the coding sequence ATGACTGAACCCCAAAATTTGACCACTGCTGACGGTATTCCAGTTAGCGATAACCAGAACTCACTTACAGCTGGAGCGCGTGGCCCTGTATTAATGCAGGATTTCCACCTTATAGAAAAGCTGGCTCATTTCAACAGAGAACGTATTCCTGAAAGAGTTGTTCACGCTAAAGGTGCTGCTGCTCACGGTACTTTGACTATTACCAATGACATCACCCGCTACAGTAAAGCCAAACTTTTTTCTGAAATTGGCAAGAAAACGGAACTTCTCTTGCGTTTCTCTACAGTCGGAGGAGAAAAAGGTTCAGCAGATGCCGAGCGCGACCCTAGAGGTTTTTCTCTCAAGTTTTATACTGAAGAGGGTAACTGGGATCTTGTAGGTAACAATACCCCTATTTTCTTCATCCGCGACCCTTTGAAGTTTCCTGATTTCATCCATACCCAAAAGCGCAATCCTCAAACCAATTGCAAAGACCAGAATGCAAAGTGGGATTTTTGGTCACTCAGTCCAGAATCGCTTCACCAGGTGACGATCCTATTTTCAGACCGGGGAATTCCCAAAACCCATCGACACATGGACGGCTTTGGTAGCCATACCTTTAGTTTAATTAATGCTGAAGGCGATCGCGTTTGGTGCAAATTTCACTTTAAGACTCTGCAAGGGCATCAAACCTTGACTGAGGAAGAATCAGCTAAGATTAAGGGCGAAGATCCAGATCATGCGACTCACGATCTGTTTGAAGCGATCGCTAACAAAGACTATCCTAAGTGGCGGATGTGTATTCAGGTGATGACCGAGGAGCAAGCGGAAAAACATCCTGATAATCTTTTTGACTTGACCAAAGTTTGGAAACAAGGAGAATATCCTTTAATTGAAGTCGGGATATTAGAGCTAAATCGGAACCCTGAGAATTATTTCGCCGAAGTAGAGCAAGCCGCTTTTAGCCCTAGTGCAGTGGTTCCTGGCGTTAGTTTCTCTCCAGACAAAATGCTGCAAGCTCGGATCTTTTCTTACCCAGATGCTCAACGGTATCGCTTGGGTGGTAACTATCAGCAACTACCCGTTAACCAGCCCAAATGTCCAGTGATGCATTATCAGCGAGATGGCTTTATGGCACCAGGGAACAACGGCGGTAGCGTTCCTAACTATGAACCGAATAGTGCTGAGGGTACGCCCAAAGAAAATCCAGCTTATGCAGAACCACCTAGTCATTTGGGCGATGTCACAGTTGATCGCTACAGTCATCGTGAAGGAAACGACGATTATACCCAAGCAGGTAATCTGTATCGGTTACTAACTCCTGAACAGCAAGAGCGTCTGGCTAAAAATATTGTCGGTAGTCTCTCTCAAGCAAGGGAGGACATCCAAATGCGCCAACTTTGCCACTTCTTCCGGGCAGATATTTCTTATGGTCGTCGTGTAGCTGAAGGATTGGGCATTTCAATCGATCCCTCAATGTTTTCTCATGATGCTCAACCTGTAGGTAACTGGTAA
- a CDS encoding TatD family hydrolase, whose protein sequence is MMYIDPHIHMCSRTTYDYLVMREYGIVAVIEPAFWLGQPRTNAGSFKDYFSSLVGWERFRASQFGIQHYCTIGLNPKEANNEALADEVMELLPLYACKEGVVAIGEIGYDDMTEAEDKYFCQQLKLAKELDTLVLIHTPHRNKKAGAIQSMERCIEYGLDPSQVVIDHNNEETVEEVLGRGFWAAFTIYPQTKMGNARMVEVVRKYGCDRIIVDSSADWGISDPLAVPKTAQLMLDRGIPEEHVRAVCYENALAAYSQTGQMKASDWLNPQSIDQRQMFSGNSVLRGQEPGIKSVSDFVLIE, encoded by the coding sequence ATGATGTATATCGATCCTCACATTCACATGTGTTCCCGTACTACTTACGATTACTTAGTAATGCGGGAATATGGCATTGTCGCCGTTATTGAACCAGCCTTTTGGTTAGGACAACCCCGAACAAATGCTGGCTCATTTAAAGACTACTTCAGTAGTCTTGTCGGCTGGGAACGCTTTCGTGCTAGTCAGTTTGGCATCCAGCACTACTGCACAATCGGCCTAAATCCGAAAGAAGCTAACAATGAAGCGCTAGCAGATGAAGTTATGGAACTGCTACCACTTTATGCCTGTAAAGAAGGAGTTGTTGCCATTGGTGAAATTGGCTATGACGATATGACAGAAGCAGAGGATAAGTACTTTTGTCAACAGTTAAAATTAGCCAAAGAACTCGATACTTTGGTACTAATTCATACGCCTCATCGCAATAAGAAGGCGGGTGCTATTCAAAGCATGGAACGCTGCATTGAATATGGCTTAGATCCTTCACAAGTAGTTATCGATCACAATAACGAAGAAACTGTTGAAGAAGTATTAGGACGAGGTTTTTGGGCGGCTTTCACGATTTACCCACAGACGAAGATGGGTAACGCCAGGATGGTAGAAGTTGTCCGCAAATATGGATGCGATCGCATCATTGTAGATAGTAGCGCTGATTGGGGTATTAGCGATCCTTTGGCAGTACCGAAAACGGCTCAGTTGATGTTAGATAGGGGCATTCCTGAAGAACACGTGCGAGCAGTTTGTTATGAAAACGCTCTAGCTGCTTACAGTCAAACTGGGCAAATGAAAGCGTCAGACTGGCTCAATCCCCAATCTATCGATCAGCGCCAAATGTTCAGTGGTAATTCTGTGCTACGGGGACAGGAACCAGGAATCAAATCAGTTTCAGATTTTGTGTTGATTGAGTAG
- a CDS encoding tetratricopeptide repeat protein: MQLMAKPDRTFGLIVGIEKYHETAWNVTGGGPADDALKFAHWLHLHGVPKENIRLCLSALEENHQLIGECGLTVELATEQNIFDIVTNFLSPKLGDLLYIFWAGHGLITSERERRLLCADANKQNWQNLDLNSLLVLLGSDKFQIRNHICIIDACANYVLESKGRPTNLGGKAFLSGQPKQDSQQFVLLATREGETAKVNSENKTGYFSQAVREALEEASTEIFPPNMKIIAEQVKQRLEQLNKNQAPIYLYKQNWDGDREEYRVGTLTSPQNLPRSGVKKFVGREQALATLHQQLQQTQRVAITTVAGMGGIGKSELALQYAQHHWQEATYPGGVCWLRVRDEDKDLGTQIVAFARDKLGLQLPEDEDLPTQINYIWRQWQVGDGLLVFDDVSKYEQVKPYLPPTEPRFKILITTRQQWLGQSFERLCLEVLEEVAALELLVSFVGHERIQRELHKAKQLCADLGFLPLGLELVARYLERKPDVSLAKMRQRLADKLLTHRSMQEPSAEMTAQLGVVAAFELSWQELDNQAQKLGCLLSIFALAPIPWYLVERCLPNQDSEDLEDVRDDYLVNLSLLQRTGEETYQLHQLIRKFLSDKLQELAEADELKRCYCQAIVAVARSIPETPTLIDIAEVTLAIPHLAETATVYQACLSDDDLISPFVGLGRFYEGQGAYAQALPWYKQSLSDARKRFGDEHSDVAESLNNLAVLYNSQGRYRDAKPLYIDALAMRKRLLGDEHTDVATGLNNLAELYKSQGRYSDAEPLYIQALEMDKRLLGDEHPDVAIDLNNLAELYKLQGRYSDAEPLHIQALEMDKRLLGDEHPSVATSLNNLAELYKLQGRYSDAEPLYIQALAMKKTLFGDEHPSVATSLNNLAVLYNLQGRYSNAEPLYIQALAMRKRLLGDEHHFVAQSLNNLAKLYKLQERCNDAEPLYIEALDMYKRLLGNEHPSVATSLNNLAELYKSQRRYSDAKPLYIQALAMKKHLLGDEHPDVATSLNDLAGLYKSQGRYSDAEPLYIQALAIAEQRLGANHPDTIIYRNNLENLRRNRQP; encoded by the coding sequence ATGCAGTTGATGGCTAAACCCGATCGCACTTTTGGGTTAATTGTGGGTATTGAAAAGTACCACGAAACTGCTTGGAATGTAACGGGTGGGGGGCCAGCCGATGACGCGCTGAAATTTGCTCATTGGCTGCATCTGCACGGTGTACCGAAAGAGAATATCCGGTTATGTTTATCAGCACTGGAAGAAAATCATCAGTTAATTGGGGAATGTGGGTTAACTGTAGAGTTAGCAACAGAGCAAAATATCTTCGACATTGTGACTAACTTTTTATCCCCAAAGTTGGGTGATTTACTCTACATTTTTTGGGCGGGACATGGTTTGATTACCTCAGAACGAGAGCGTCGGTTGCTTTGTGCTGATGCAAATAAACAGAATTGGCAGAATTTAGATTTAAATTCTTTATTAGTTTTGTTGGGTTCCGATAAATTTCAGATTCGTAATCATATTTGTATTATTGATGCCTGTGCCAATTATGTTTTAGAGTCGAAGGGAAGACCAACTAACTTAGGTGGCAAAGCTTTTTTGAGTGGTCAGCCAAAGCAAGATAGTCAACAATTTGTGTTACTGGCTACGCGGGAAGGAGAGACAGCAAAGGTAAATTCTGAAAATAAAACAGGATACTTTTCTCAAGCTGTGAGAGAGGCTTTAGAGGAAGCATCTACTGAGATTTTTCCGCCGAATATGAAAATAATTGCGGAACAAGTTAAACAGCGTTTGGAGCAATTAAACAAAAACCAAGCTCCCATCTATTTATATAAGCAAAATTGGGATGGAGATAGAGAAGAGTATCGTGTAGGAACGCTCACTTCACCACAAAATCTTCCCCGCAGTGGCGTTAAAAAGTTTGTCGGACGAGAACAAGCACTTGCAACGCTACACCAACAGTTGCAGCAAACGCAACGAGTCGCCATTACTACTGTTGCTGGCATGGGTGGTATCGGCAAAAGTGAACTAGCGCTGCAATATGCTCAACATCATTGGCAGGAAGCCACATACCCTGGTGGGGTTTGCTGGTTGCGGGTGAGGGATGAAGATAAAGATTTGGGAACTCAGATTGTGGCGTTTGCTAGAGACAAGTTAGGTTTGCAGCTACCAGAGGATGAGGATTTACCAACTCAGATTAATTACATCTGGCGGCAATGGCAAGTAGGCGATGGGCTGTTAGTATTCGATGATGTTAGTAAATATGAGCAGGTAAAACCCTACCTACCGCCAACTGAGCCAAGGTTTAAAATACTCATCACCACACGGCAACAGTGGTTGGGGCAGTCTTTTGAGCGGTTATGCTTAGAAGTGTTAGAGGAAGTAGCTGCTTTGGAATTGTTAGTTTCCTTTGTTGGGCATGAGCGGATACAAAGGGAACTACACAAAGCAAAACAACTCTGTGCTGATTTAGGATTTTTGCCTTTAGGTTTAGAGTTAGTAGCGCGATATTTGGAACGTAAACCCGATGTATCTCTAGCTAAAATGCGGCAAAGATTAGCAGATAAGCTGTTAACACATCGTTCAATGCAAGAGCCATCGGCAGAAATGACAGCACAACTAGGAGTTGTTGCTGCTTTTGAATTAAGTTGGCAGGAACTAGATAACCAAGCCCAAAAATTGGGGTGTTTACTCAGTATTTTTGCTCTTGCTCCCATTCCTTGGTATTTAGTGGAAAGGTGTTTACCCAACCAAGACTCAGAAGATTTAGAAGATGTTAGAGATGATTACCTAGTGAATCTGAGTTTACTTCAGCGCACTGGAGAAGAAACTTACCAACTGCATCAGCTGATTAGAAAATTTCTGAGTGACAAGTTGCAAGAGTTAGCTGAAGCAGATGAACTCAAGCGCTGCTATTGTCAAGCAATAGTAGCAGTAGCGCGAAGTATTCCTGAAACACCTACATTGATAGACATTGCTGAAGTAACCCTGGCTATTCCTCACCTTGCAGAAACTGCCACAGTTTACCAAGCTTGCTTAAGCGATGATGATTTAATCTCGCCTTTTGTAGGCTTGGGTAGATTTTACGAAGGTCAAGGAGCCTACGCGCAAGCCTTACCTTGGTACAAACAAAGTTTATCAGATGCTAGAAAACGTTTTGGAGATGAACACTCAGATGTGGCAGAGAGCCTGAACAATTTGGCAGTACTCTACAATTCACAGGGAAGGTACAGGGATGCCAAACCTTTGTACATCGACGCTTTGGCGATGAGAAAACGCCTACTGGGGGATGAACACACGGATGTAGCAACTGGCTTGAACAATTTGGCAGAACTTTACAAATCACAGGGAAGGTACAGCGATGCCGAACCTTTGTATATCCAAGCTTTGGAGATGGACAAACGCCTACTTGGGGATGAACACCCAGATGTAGCAATTGACCTGAATAATTTGGCAGAACTCTACAAATTACAGGGAAGATACAGCGATGCCGAACCTTTGCACATCCAAGCTTTGGAGATGGACAAACGCCTACTTGGGGATGAACACCCTTCTGTGGCAACTAGCCTAAACAATTTGGCAGAACTCTACAAATTACAAGGAAGGTACAGCGATGCCGAACCTTTGTACATCCAAGCTTTGGCGATGAAAAAAACCCTGTTCGGGGATGAACACCCTTCTGTGGCAACTAGCCTAAACAATTTGGCAGTACTCTACAATTTACAAGGAAGGTATAGCAATGCCGAACCTTTATACATCCAAGCTTTGGCGATGAGAAAACGCCTACTGGGGGATGAACACCACTTTGTGGCACAAAGCCTAAACAATTTGGCAAAACTCTATAAATTACAGGAAAGGTGCAACGATGCCGAACCTTTGTATATCGAAGCTTTAGATATGTATAAACGCCTGCTGGGGAATGAACACCCTTCTGTGGCAACTAGCCTAAACAATTTGGCAGAACTCTACAAATCACAGAGAAGGTACAGCGATGCCAAACCTTTGTACATCCAAGCTTTGGCGATGAAAAAACACCTGCTGGGGGATGAACACCCCGATGTGGCAACCAGCCTGAACGATTTGGCAGGACTCTACAAATCACAGGGAAGGTACAGTGATGCCGAACCTTTATACATCCAAGCTTTGGCGATCGCTGAACAACGGTTGGGTGCAAATCATCCTGATACAATAATCTACCGTAACAATCTGGAAAACTTGCGGCGGAATCGTCAGCCTTGA
- the eboC gene encoding UbiA-like protein EboC (EboC, a homolog the polyprenyltransferase UbiA, belongs to system of proteins involved in the trafficking of precursor metabolites to an extracytoplasmic compartment so that the biosynthesis of certain natural products, such as scytonemin, can be completed.) — protein MNVASLNFQSWRGYLELMRPANIVTAWADILLGFAASGSGIIFAQLINGEASFAILIPLAWLLLATTGLYGGGIVFNDVFDAELDAKERPNRAIPSGRVSRQNAALLGSILFAIGIIATFQVSLLSAAIAIFITLSSLLYDSLAKHHPFLGPLNMGLCRGSNLLLGVSAVPAIIGERWYLALIPVLYIAAITAISQGEVHGGKKITGVLAVLLIAIVLTAVLALGLLDEYRAIAALPFAIFLAIRILPNFIKAAREPIAENIRNAVKIGVLSLIVLDATVASGFAGLYYGLFVLILLPISMKLARLFAVT, from the coding sequence GTGAATGTTGCAAGCTTAAATTTTCAAAGCTGGCGGGGCTATCTAGAATTGATGCGTCCTGCTAATATTGTTACTGCTTGGGCAGATATTCTTCTTGGTTTTGCTGCTTCTGGCTCTGGGATTATTTTTGCTCAATTAATTAATGGGGAAGCAAGTTTCGCCATACTAATTCCATTAGCTTGGTTGTTATTAGCTACAACTGGTTTATACGGCGGCGGTATAGTTTTCAATGATGTTTTCGATGCTGAATTAGATGCAAAAGAGCGACCAAATAGAGCAATTCCTAGCGGTCGCGTATCTCGTCAAAATGCTGCTTTATTAGGTAGTATATTGTTTGCCATCGGGATTATAGCTACTTTTCAAGTATCATTGTTGAGTGCTGCGATCGCTATATTTATCACTCTCTCATCCCTACTGTACGACTCACTCGCCAAACATCATCCTTTTTTAGGCCCTTTAAATATGGGTTTATGTCGTGGCAGTAACTTATTATTAGGCGTAAGTGCTGTACCTGCAATCATTGGAGAACGTTGGTATTTAGCACTAATTCCTGTTCTTTATATTGCTGCTATCACTGCAATTAGCCAGGGTGAAGTTCACGGTGGTAAGAAGATTACGGGAGTTTTAGCAGTACTGCTGATTGCAATAGTTTTGACGGCAGTTTTAGCTTTAGGATTATTGGATGAGTATAGAGCGATCGCAGCACTACCATTCGCTATTTTCTTAGCCATCAGAATCTTGCCTAACTTTATCAAAGCGGCGCGGGAACCGATAGCCGAAAATATCCGCAATGCTGTGAAAATAGGCGTTTTATCTCTAATAGTCTTAGATGCAACTGTTGCATCTGGTTTTGCTGGTTTGTATTACGGTTTATTCGTTCTAATCTTGCTACCAATTTCGATGAAATTAGCACGACTATTTGCTGTTACTTAA